TGTTTTATGACCTGCATTACTCCATACTTACACCACCCCCTGATTTCTCCTTTTGGTCCTTCTCATGATCTATCCCCCTGATTTCTCCTTCTCATAATTGCACATAACCTAAGTTAACTCCTTAATACAATTTAAAAATGGCAAGGTAGATGTCCAGATAGGTTTCTCTTGGTGAACTTCTATGCCACAAGATGATGGTTTCAAGGAACTGTGATAATCTTGCTTCtgttttttataaatacttatcTACATGTATTTGGTCAAGTCATTGGACAATGCAGAGTGTGTAAAATTGCAGcatggtttgtttttttttattagagcAAGTGCATAATGGTTGGTGAAAGTCATGTAGAGATTACCATTTCTGTTCCGAAAACCCAAAGCTGTCGGAGCAACTTTTTATGGTTGGAGGAGCTTACTAAGGTGACTTATACTGAACAAACATGGGAGGAGAAGGATGTTTATGGTATTCCTTGAGAGAGCTTGAACATAaaagaggtatgagaagcaagCCATTGAGAGCATGGTCCCTGCAAATTCCcacttttttttgtatttatttgtcTGCAGACTGCTATTAATGCAAGGCAGGCCTTCCTCTTTTTACTAACCTGAATGATCTCAGTCATAGATGCTTGCAGATACTCCACCATTCCTTCTGTTTCATTCTCATTTATTTTGATCTCTAATTTGTTGTGTTTGGTCATTGAAAAGAAGTaagaatttttaatttctttagttTATCTTTCATGAAACTACTATACATCATATCAATGACTATATTAgttaaattttttcttttagaaTGTTAACTCCATATGCCTTATTGCTTGATTAGTTTATATAGTTAAAGGAGCTATATAATAAAATAGGTTAAAGAAATTATAaggttatttaatttcttaaactTATGCTCCTCTGTTATTGATACTATGCCTTTTTACTTAATTTATTGATTGATAATTATAAGGTTAAAGGTAACATCTACATGTTGTGGTAtgattttttcttctaaataatGCTAATTATGTACACTGGAGTttagtttctctttgttttgCCATTTAGACtgcatttttgtttattttttgctgttgttttttgtttattttttaatttgcttttctctttctctaACAATGTGGTTTAAGGCAGCATAGCTTCattttttacttcttttatGTCCTTTGTTTATGTAGCTATGTGTCAAGATTTTCACTTTGAGGCCAACCTTTTAACTGCAACAGTGAAGCATTTCACTTTGAGGCTAACCTTTTAGCTGCTGTTTATGTCCTGTAATAACTTTTAGaagaataaaatcaaatcattgAAGCATATATTTTATGCCAATAAAATACACAGATGATTTAAACTGATTGATTATTTCTATTCCCTTTGGACTTGGGAGCAAAGCTCCAACTATATAAGTAGGGTTCAAGAATTTGACTATTGAAGTTGCGGCAAAGCTTTGCCAACCCTACCAAGTTCTTCATTGAACATTGTAGAATCAGTCCTTGGTGCATGTGGGATTAGTACTTTAAAGAGAACAAATCTCATAATTGTGAATAATGTCTCTGACATTGTTAAAGCAGGATGGTACTACAAACAGGTTATCCATAGACTGGATGGAATGGAACAACATTTAGCAATAGTTTTTTATAGGTATTTGACTATTCTATGCAGCTTTTCATTTTATAGCCCTTTTGGTTTTGGGCAGGATGACCCTTTAGGGTGGTACATAAACTTCAACTAGATATCGTGTAAATTAATGTCAATGGATGCTACAGGGGTGCTACTCATGTTGGATGGAATGGAACAACATTTAGCAATAGTTTTTTATAGGTTATTTGAGTATTCTATGCAGCTTTTCATTTTATAGCCCTTTTGGTTTTGTGCAGGATGGCCCTTTAGGGTGGTACATATTTTTATATAGGACGAATAACATAAAGTTCAGCTAGATATCATGTAAATTAATGTCAATGGATGCTACAGGGGTGCTGCTCATGTGTTTCATGTTCACAACAATTACTGCTTTGGAGCTTGCTTAAAATATGATTGGCCTAAAATAATCATTTTATGTTTCCCTTCCTCTTCATTTTTGCTAAGAAAAGTCCCTCTCAAGTCACAATAAAAGTGAGTGAAATTCATCAATTTTAGACTGCCTTTCATTTGCTCTTTTTGTTTCAGGGGATTTGACAGCTTATGGTAATTGATTGGAATAATTGCTCTCTCGGACTATTACTAAAAGAGAAAGGTACCATGCTCTAGCTCTTTCTGTCTGTCATCTTTTACTATATATTAATCACTCATTATCTTACCTGATATATAATGTTAACAGCGCGTCCTCTTTCAATTCTTAATTTGTTTAATAACTTCTTTTGTTCAATCCATGGAGTATGTAGACGTGTTCCCTTGCTATGTTGAATATGTATTTATATAGTGACATGCCAATCTATTGATTTATTTCAAAAACTGTCCATAGAGGTGGATGCTGAGTTAGTTTCTTTATTGCAAGAAATCAGGATTAGAATGTGCTAGCAGCAGGTTACCTATTTAATCAGGATTTAGAGATCctatattttctgttttcttcaaAATATCTGAATTTTTAACATATGCCTAAGTTTTGGCTTCTTTACACTATTCGTTGATATTCTGTGGTGATTTTTCAGCAAAAGTATATTCTGATTGGTTTTAAATAATCATTTTATGTTTCCCTTTCTCTTCATTTTAGATCAAATATGTAAGCGGCTCATATGATTCTGGGAATGTCTTCCTCTTATTGAATAAAGAGATTTCAGAGCATGAATATTTGAAAATAGTATAGAGTTCATCGCTGAGACTTTTCTATTGGTAACTTTGGTAACTCTTGCTTTTAAGTTTTGGTAAATTTGCCCacacttcatattttcaaaattggatttgtgAATATTGTTGGATTTGTCACTTATTAcagatttcaaatttatttataaatcccGATAAATGCagtattttatatgctttgtgTTGTACCCTTTTAAGTTTTTGTGTAAATGATGGGTTGCTTGATCCAAATCTGGTGCCAAAAGATGTCAAACTAGAAATTCTATcgaattatatttttatgtctTTAAAACCTTTTGTTTGTGCTACATCTTTTTATGCTATatgtttttggtttttcttGCACGGATAAAACTAAAGTTATAAAAATAGTAATTACTAATCTGGTGTGAATATTTGATTCAAGCTTTGATTGAGATTTAAGGCTTTGTTTTATAACAGCTTTTGAGAAATGATTTAATTGAGGCCATGCCCTGTGAAATGtgatattttacttttttcaaatatcaaactctagGTTTGCTTTTGGGTGATATTTAAGCTTAACTAACTACCTTATTTCAAACTCTAGGAGGTATGACTCAATCTTTGTAGCATTGGGGAAAATTGGTCTGACAATAAGTGTTTGGTGGATTTTTCACCCAAGAGGAAGCTTTGCCAGTTTTCAAGATTGACCAAGGGAGCTTCTTTAAACGGTCTTGAAGGTCTCCTCCTTGAGCCACCAAGAGAGGCTCTTAACAATTCAAACAAGAACTTGAAGATCAAGTACCTGCAGGTACTACTGAGCGCGACATGCATATGTTGGCTTAAAAGGGCTCTTACCATAAGAGTAGTTGAGATAAACATGACTCATTTATTTTAGATATGGCCAAGAACTTAGGATTGAGCAAGCATATATGAATATTACAATTTGAGATTTGTAGGACGAGATGTTTGAAGgttctatattttattatattgttaCCTTAAATCACATTAGAAGGTTTGACTTGCGTTGGGTTTCACTCGAAGTAAAGCATAGAAAAAAGAACGTCAGGTAAGCATACAGAGTAAAATGCTAGATACGAAGagcatactctatgttgttgAATTTCGTAGTTCTTGGACATGGTGTTGGAAGGAGTAAACGTCTTCCACGAAGGgatattttatatgaaaatgattgtgttaaaattaatagaaaaaaattaatataattaattttagtatttttaaaaaaatttaagagggtatatttatatatgtatataactataatagtTTGATAGTTAAAATAGTatgaggaataaaaaatatgaatacatatgtactatagatttatgacctaaatttattagtgctaacatatTCGAGTTATGAGATCTCACGGgaaggaacattttacatgataaATGAAAAATGTGTACACATagttaaaaaaacatttttatataacttaagtgtatttttaataatgtaaacaataattatatatttatgtattgttacatatctaaaacacaaaagcaataccctttatgcaacacaaGTATACATCTTCGCAACcaaaattcagttttttatttattgtaaaTCATGTCAAACAAAGCATCAAAGGTTGTTGGCATCACTTCCTTGCGGATAAACTGGGGAtcatggcttacatgagcacagagcacaccaaagtggattggacaccacatttgtcactcaaaaccttaaggcaaacaaaattcagttatacctcatatatgcaaaacttaaataTTTTGGCCTAATAACttttgtgtttttcaaaatctttatattagtctattcagtgtatgcttacaaaatactagaattgagtgtctaaatttgtgctctttaaatatctacatctttattatgattgttcttacattcttagcattttaaatattttataatttaaaatattaatcgatgtatcaaatacaatagacaaatttcccgtgcaacgcgcgggtaaaaaacactagttaaaaataaataaatcaatacTACTAAACAACTCATAGTGCCTCCAACTCATAATTTTTGTAGGCTTAataacacttttggtccctcacatTTGCCATAtgtgcgaaaatcgtcccctaAGTAAGAAAATAGCAAAAATAATCCCTCACTTTGTTAAACGACAACATTTTCGGTCCCTCGTCACTATTCCGTTTACTTTCATTCAAATTTTAAcgatttttagaaataaaaataaaaataaaaaataaaataataatgtaaACACAGAAAAATATCAATAATCATCTTCTTCCAGCATAATCTGCATCAATTTCATCTTTATCTAAAAATACTAGAAAAACTCTATGCTTCTTTCCTCACCATCTCTTAACACTGAAAAAACCCAAGAAAAGTTCCTCAGAAACCATGGGTTCGACCATCTCTCCAAAACATCATAAATTTTAtgggttttcattttttttatttttttatcaattttattCAGAAAACTGTTAAATATTTGACAGAAAACGTTAGTTTATTGACGGAACAGTGAtgaaggaccaaaagtgctgcCGTTTGACAAAGTGAGGGACATTTTTTGCTATTTTCTTACTTAGGGGACGATTTTCACACATAGGACAaacgtgagggaccaaaagtgctattaagccatTTTTGTAACATCTCATTTCCTATGATCTTTAAAAGAAACATCTCATTTCCTATAGCAAAGCCAATTTATCTCGTACTCATCTAAAAGTGGAAAGGTTTCATACCCTTTAGGTTTAATTTGCCATGATTTCttctataacaaatttttatAATTTGCGACTTAGTTATTTGTACTCTAAATAATGAACCGAATGATTCCAAACCCTCTCATTTTGAAAGGGCGCACGATCAATGCCCCATATTTAATATCTACAACTGAACACTCTTCTTTTCCTGCTCTAACTCTTGTTATTGCAAAAAAAACTATTGTTATTGCAGGTATGTGCACGTAAGTGCCTCAAACAATTTTCTAAAGCACAAATTCTGTTAGAAAGCATTGAAGAGGCGTGGCCCGTGGAGTGAACCTGCATGCCGCTCTGTTCAATTTAAGAAGGTTGTTTTCCTTCATTTCATTCTTCCCACACCAACAAAAACAATGTCTTCCTTCAACCGCTTCCATTTTTTCATTATCATTTTGCAAGTCTTTGCTACAATTCCCATTCTCTCATTAGCAGATTCCAGCTCCCTCACCCCAAATCAGCTCTTCACCAACTTCCTTGACACTGCCAAGAACCCTGAGCTTTTTGATTGGATGGTCACAATCAGAAGGAAGATACATCAGTTTCCGGAGTTGGGCTATGAAGAATTTCAGACCAGTGAAGTGATAAGAACAGAATTGGATAAGTTGGGGATCCCCTATAAACACCCTGTTGCAGTCACCGGTGTTATTGGCTTCATAGGGACTGGAAATTCGCCTTTCGTCGCCTTAAGAGCTGATATGGATGCTCTACGCATGCCGGTAACTTTGAAAAGTTCTATTTGAATCAGGGTTGACTTTTGATTTCATTTGACAATGTATGTATTAAACTGCAGGAATTGGTTGATTGGGAGTACAAGAGTCAAGTACCTGGAAAGATGCACGCATGTGGTCATGACGCTCATATGACCATGCTTCTTGGTGCTGCAAATATGCTGAAACAGCGCGAACAAGAGATAAATGTATGACCACAAACAGTTTCTGATAAATTTCTGTATACTGTTATACTTATATATGTTCTGCATTGTTGTcttattttgttgttttcatCCTCTCATGGATCATCACTTTGATGTCTAAACAAACAGGGAACCATTGTGCTTGTTTTCCAACCAGCAGAGGAAGGAGGTGCAGGGGCTAAGAAAATTGTTGAATCTGGAGCCTTGGAAAATGTATCTGCTATCTTTGGATTGCATGTGCTACCAACGCTTCCAGTTGGTGAAGTGGCTTCTAGATCTGGTCCTTTAATGGCAGGGTCTGGTCGCTTTGAAGCAATTATCAATGGAAAGGGAGGTCATGCAGCTCTTCCTCATACTGCTATTGACCCGATTTTGGCTGCTTCTAATGTAGTTATTAGCTTACAATACCTAGTTTCCCGCGAGGCTGATCCTTTGGAACCCCAGGTAAATTATGTTTATTAAAAAGTCTcatattgactagagatatagcTAATAAGTGTTTATGAAGTATAAAACAACCCTCACCTAAGAGTTAGACCTACCGAATTCTAAGATTATTTGCCATGGCCACTCATGATTTACATTTATTTAGAATCCTCCTTTGTCTTCCTTACATAGGTTGTGACAGTTGCAAAGTTTGAAGGAGGTGGCACATTCAATGTTATTCCAGATTATGTCAAAATTGGAGGAACCTTCAGAGCTTTTTCCACAAAAAGCTTGGAGTACCTGAAACAGCGCATTGAACAGGTTATCATTGCACAAGCTGCAGTGCAGAGATGCAATGCAACTGTGAGCTTCTTTGAGGAAGTGAGTCCTTCATATCCTCCCACTATTAATGATGGTGACTTGCACGAAAAGTTTCGCGATGTTGCAGAGAGTTTGCTTGGCGCTGATAAAGTTCACCTCAACCTTCCACCAGTCACTGCTGCTGAAGACTTTTCATTCTATCAAAAGGTCATACCTGGCTACTTCTTTTTACTTGGAATGCATGATAATGCCTCAAATGATATCAGGGCTCATTCGGTGCACTCACCTTATCtcaagatcaatgaagaaggactTCCTTATGGAGCTGCACTTCATGCATCATTAGCTATCAATTATCTTCAAACATATCAGCAAGAGAGACCCATCGCTAGAGATGGAAGTAGGTCAAGCTGTCAACAAGGGATTATGGCCTAGCCTACATCAGGCTCTGGACCAGGCCAAGCCAAATTAATAAATAGACAATGCCAAAGCTTTTTCAAAagtctatttagttaaaaaggctAGGTTTAGACCATGTAAAGTGTCTTTTGAAGCTAATAGTCTGatctatttaaataaatataattatgagtttattttactattatttttgctaaatcatatttttattataatgtTTTAAGATTATActtattgacttatttatagATTTAAGTATGTCATTTTGTATAACGATTTCAACTTATAAATCTACTTAAAAATGGATTTAACCTATTTAAATGTCCCATTATAGAAGCTTTCAGGTCTTAAGAAATCCAACATATAATAGGCTAATTAGATGACAGACTTTCAAAAATGTCAGGCTAAGCCTAAAAAAGCCCTATGACAAGTAACATGCAGTCTCAAACCTTGAACCTCTTAAACATACAAGATCTATTTATGTAAAGTTCAGCCCAACTCGACATATTGCCACACCCCTATCTGCGGCGGTAGTGAAATATCGTGATGAATTATAACTGTTATTAACAATTACAAGCTTCCAGCCTGCCCTCAAGTTAGAATTTCCACTTGTAAGAGTATGATAATCTCTATCTCTTGCTGTAATCTTAACTTTCTTCATGGGAATAAATATCTTCCCTTTCTCTGTATTTTAGACAAATTTCTAATGCTCACAAGCTTTTAACATGCATGGATAGTTGAAGCTACAAACAACAGGAAACAAGCCAATAATTATGGGTATGCTTCATAACTCAGGCCTCGGCATCCTAGTTGCAAGGGAAACCAAGTAACAGAGATGGAAACTAACAATTGAAAGAACTCCAACTCCGCAAACTAGATGCCTCATAATAATATAAAGGAGACTCTAGTATAAAGAGAAAGTATATCTCTTAGTCTCTACTCAAATTAGGAAATATATGTTATATGTAATTAAGAAACTCTGTAATCAGCATTATATTAGCAAATTAGGAATATGGTAACTTAGATTGATTTCCATATATTCTTATCCTTGGTTCCAAACAACAAATTATCAATATAATTTTACTGCTTTATTATCCTGAACTATTCTCTTCAATCCTCTAAATACCTTTGAACTTATAATTTCATCAAAATAGGCAAGTGTAGGTGACAGTGCATCATGGAGTACGCAGCAAATAATAACTTGTGAGAGAGCCAATACATTTCAAAACATATAGCTACTATATTTATTTAACTATCAAAGTAATCCAATAAAATATCAGACTATATTTTGGCTAATACTTGTATGAAATATGGTTTAGATTCAATGCCTTACATATCTAAACGCTGGGGGAGTAACTCACAATATCTGCAAAACAGATGGAACAACAGAAGATGAATCATGAGACCAAAATGGAGTTAGCTAGTAGCTAAGCTAACTTGGCTCCAATGGTGCACTCCTTCAAGGATGCAAGTCAGAAGCCATGAAATTTTTATATTCCTAGAACTTTGGGTGCTATATCTAAAAGAGGACCCAAAGCATTCGGTGCAAACTTTCTCGCGAATAAGAAACAAAGGGAAGATGGCTGGTTATTATAAAGACATGTCTGCTCTTGCAAAACTTTCTTGAAGAACTCCTCTTTGATATCATCCTTCCCAAAGGTAGCTGGGTGGGCACCACCCCTAGACCAGTCCACATAAGTGAGGCTCCTATTTGCCAAAAGATGAGGAGTGTTAATGGTTAACATTGTCTGGAAATAGTGCTCATCAACATAGCATTTGTGTGGTCTGCAGAAATCTCTGAGCTTCGGATAGTAAGTGCTGTCTTCAACTATTCTAATAGCAAGTTCTCGATTAATTTCGAACCACTGAGACCCCTTTCGCCAATCGCTCATGTTGATCTCAGGTGCCATGTTTTCATCGTAACGTCCTCTCCCGTAAGGACCGGGTTCATCAACTGCACCCATAAAGCTGTACCTTGAGCGTGATATGTAACGGTATATAATGCTGAAGTTCTGGAGAGGAATGCATGACTCAGACAGGAGGATAAACCATTCGTTTGAAATATCAAGCAATGCATTCGCCAGAAGTCTTCTTTCAGAATCACACATACTCATCATTCCCCACTCTGCAACCTGCGAAGGAGATGGCTAATTAGAAATTTcttaaaatcagaaaatattCAACCTGAAATCTATCACATTATAaaaattgaaggaaaaaaaaaaaaacaatcataCACTGTTTGAGGAAGATCTAAAGCTAGGAGTTTATATGTCCTGGCAAGCTTGTTTGGTTTTACAAACATACACTCCAAATGAACTGTTGGATAATAAGGAAAATCATAGACCAGAAAATATGTTTGATTGCTGAGGTAAATCATAgaatagaaaatatatttaccaagtttttttatagatatatgCATTTTCAGCATAAATATTTTACTGCTGCAAAACTTGGCAAGGAACAAGAATGAGAGAGCTAATATATTCAGAAAGACAAAGCCTGTGTCTTTGGTGGCAATTGGTgcattatatttaaaatatgacTCCAATTAGTCCAATAATGAATGATGTTCAGATCATACTACCCACTAGGTGCCAACACATTTGCCATCAAGATATTCATAAACCAACAATGCTATCTGCATTTCTATGTCCCCTTCTATCCTCACCAGAGTCAATGACTCAAAATAGTACTTTGTATAGAGAAAATACTGGCAGACAGAATCTATTAACAAAAACAGTCTTCAttgaatattatttaaattcatcaaaaaatgttaaaaagtGCAATTCCCTGAATGAAAAATGATAGAATGAAACTTTCCAGAGCAGGTGAAAAAGCATAATGACAATAAATTTTTTGTTTCTACTTCCAAAATATGCAAACATTATTAAGCAatgtaaatcaaaatatctttcaCATTGGAAGGAAATCCTTCCTTTCATATTCAATGTGCTTTGGAAAgtgggaaattacttcaaccacTTTTTAATTGCTAAATATCATAAATTTATGCAGAATCACAAACACAACAGCCACAGTATCATAATGAGAGATGGATTCCCCCAGTTGAAGGAAGTCAGTTGTCAAAAATAATCCTACTATGTCTATCCTTGGAAAAAATACCACTTCTCTAGTATATCTTATACGGACAGAGAGACTAGCATAACACAACTGGAATATACTCCTTTATAAGAAAAATCTTTTAAACAGGCCAAAGCAAAGAAATTCCCTGCTACCATGACAAAATTCACATATGAAGAATCAAGACTATGATATTTTCAAATAGTATCTTATTCCCATACACGAAAACAACTCTAAGATCCACAATTTGGATAGTTCCTATCAACATTTGTTTGACAAAAAAAGCATGATATAGCAGGGGTGTTATATGCCTACATTGAGGCTTTATTACATAGTAAGTTAGTAACCATATACGACACCGGGGACTAGGATTGACCATCATTTATGTGACCATAAATTAGCACCCATCATAAAACTCCAAAACAAATAATTGTGGTTGAAATGCTAACACATAACTGGCATTGATATGGCTGAAAATATTGTATGAACACATAGTAATTCGTACATAAAATGCTACTTCCTCATGAATGCATAAAGTAGTACTAAAAACCATGAGCCAATTTTAGAAACCaactaaaaaaattaagctAGCTTATACCTGGCTTGGGATGTTTCTCTTATAAAAAACTGATGATGGTGGAAAATCAGCATTGTAAGATGGCAGTGAATGAATATAGATGGAATATAGCTTCTGGTGCCCTTTAAAGAACTTCTCCCAGAGCGGCGCCATAGGCAAGGGTCCCTTGGTCAAGAACATGAAGGCAATCTTTGGAGTTCTTTTAAAAGGATAACTCTCGATCCTCGGAACGAAAGAAGCCCGCCAAAAGAGCTCCATGTCATTCATGGTGTGCAGCAAACTCGACGGAGGCCTAATCCAACTTTCTATAGCCGCCGGCTGCTGGACGCAAGGCCTGAACGTAGATTGTACCAGAGCCACATTGTGAATACCGAAATGCCTAATCATGTACATGCTAAGAAAGAAACCACCCAAGCCAATAACCAAAAATAGCAAGAAGAATTGCAGAAGTCTCACAGGGAATGGCCTAGAAGGACTAGTTCTTATCACACCAGGGTCCTTCCCTTCCTCCAACCTAGACTGCATCGTTTTGCTTTTTCCTCTATCAAATTCAGGATCTTGGTACTCTTGAGCTTTTTTCACACATAATCAAATCTCAAAAAGCTCACTTTTTTCATGGCAAAACTGGATCAACCAAATCTAACATAACATACAGACTAATACTATATTCTACCACATGGGgtgtgtgaatgaatcaaaacccACATCAGAAAACAGATCAAAACACCAAACAAAGCTTGAGATCACAACCATCACATTAAACAACCACAGAAAATCAGCT
This portion of the Lotus japonicus ecotype B-129 chromosome 3, LjGifu_v1.2 genome encodes:
- the LOC130746614 gene encoding glycosyltransferase BC10-like, with translation MQSRLEEGKDPGVIRTSPSRPFPVRLLQFFLLFLVIGLGGFFLSMYMIRHFGIHNVALVQSTFRPCVQQPAAIESWIRPPSSLLHTMNDMELFWRASFVPRIESYPFKRTPKIAFMFLTKGPLPMAPLWEKFFKGHQKLYSIYIHSLPSYNADFPPSSVFYKRNIPSQVAEWGMMSMCDSERRLLANALLDISNEWFILLSESCIPLQNFSIIYRYISRSRYSFMGAVDEPGPYGRGRYDENMAPEINMSDWRKGSQWFEINRELAIRIVEDSTYYPKLRDFCRPHKCYVDEHYFQTMLTINTPHLLANRSLTYVDWSRGGAHPATFGKDDIKEEFFKKVLQEQTCLYNNQPSSLCFLFARKFAPNALGPLLDIAPKVLGI
- the LOC130746613 gene encoding IAA-amino acid hydrolase ILR1-like 4: MSSFNRFHFFIIILQVFATIPILSLADSSSLTPNQLFTNFLDTAKNPELFDWMVTIRRKIHQFPELGYEEFQTSEVIRTELDKLGIPYKHPVAVTGVIGFIGTGNSPFVALRADMDALRMPELVDWEYKSQVPGKMHACGHDAHMTMLLGAANMLKQREQEINGTIVLVFQPAEEGGAGAKKIVESGALENVSAIFGLHVLPTLPVGEVASRSGPLMAGSGRFEAIINGKGGHAALPHTAIDPILAASNVVISLQYLVSREADPLEPQVVTVAKFEGGGTFNVIPDYVKIGGTFRAFSTKSLEYLKQRIEQVIIAQAAVQRCNATVSFFEEVSPSYPPTINDGDLHEKFRDVAESLLGADKVHLNLPPVTAAEDFSFYQKVIPGYFFLLGMHDNASNDIRAHSVHSPYLKINEEGLPYGAALHASLAINYLQTYQQERPIARDGSRSSCQQGIMA